TTTTTCGAAGGCATTTCAAACAGGTCGGGCGAGCGGTTGGTTTCGGATTTGCCCAGCCAGAGGTAGCCTTTATCTTTCAGTGCGTAGTTGAAAATGCTAAGCATTTTCTTTTGTAGTATGGGTTGCATGTATATCAATACATTGCGGCAACTGATCAGATTCAGTTTAGCAAATGGCGGATCAGTGAGCATATTGTGGGATGCAAATACGCAGACGTCGCGGATATAACTGACTACTTCGTATCCCTGTTCTACTTCTCTGAAAAACTTTTCCAGCCTTGCATCAGAAACGCCTCCCATCTGCGTTTTAGCATACACGGCTTTCCTGGCTGTGGCTATCACAGCATCAGAGAGATCAGTGGCAAAGATTTTTACCTTTTCGGTGAAGTTGTCGTGCCCCATGATTTCATAGAGACAGATGGCAATAGAATAGGCTTCTTCTCCGGTGGCGCAACCGGCCACCCAGATACGTACCTGGTCGTCCCCATCAACCGCCTGCCGGGTAACCATTGGCAAGATGGTTCTGAAGAGATATTCAAAACTGCCGGGGTCCCGAAAAAACGACGATACATGAATTAAAAGTTCAGCAAATACTACATTCTGTTCGTTCTCATTATCTTTTATTAAAGTTAGGTACTCTTCAAAACCTGGAATGTTCATTAACGACATCCTGCGTTGTAACCGTCTTGTAATGGTGGAAAGCTTGTACTGCAAGAAATCTACACCTGAAAATTCTGACAGGATAGATAGGATACTTTTTAATGCAGCATTAGGCCCCGCACCGATTCGTTTCCGGTTACTCTCAGCATCTTGATGCATGTCAGGCATACAAACTTTTTTGACTTGTGTCTATATAAATCGATAAAGATATATAAAAATAGCATCAAATCATTCGCTTATCAGTTATCAGGTATCGCTGCAGGAACTTGGCAATTTCCGGTGGCGGCAGTACCGCATGCGGATCATCTCTATTGATGGCTGTCAGGGGCAGGATATTGAAGTCGGTGGTATCCGGATCCTGCACAAGTACGAGGCCATGCCTGTCCTCTATCGCTTTAATACCATCAATACCATCCGTGCCCATACCGGACAGGATGATTCCCACCGCGTTCTCAGCATAACATTTGGCCATTGATTTGAAGAAGATATCAATTGACTTGTTGATGACTTCGCGGGAATAGCGTTTCCGCACCCGCAATATATGATCTTCAACAATCATCATCTTACCTTCTACCAATACATACACATTATCGGGTTGCAGATTCACGGTATCGGTCACACGATGAACCGGCATTTCTGTAAACCGTTGCAGAATGTGGCTGAAACGGCTTGGATAATCGGCTGATAAATGCGGTATCACCACAAAAGCTGCGCCTGTTTTTTCTCTGAAGTGCTGAAAAAATTCACAAACGGGTTCCAGGCCACCTGCGGAACAGCCAATGCCAATGCACAAAGAAGGGAATTTAACAACATTACTCATGGTCACATCTAATTAACGGTTTCACAATAAAGATGCCTCTGATTCGAGGACGGGTTCAGCCATTAAATTCAAAGAAAATGCCAGAGTGTGCAGGGGTGGTACTATTTTAACACAATTTGTAGAAATAGAGGGGCAACGGGGGATTCAAGAAGGCCGGTGTTACCCGGCCTCCACATTATTTTGATTCCTTTAACACCATGTCGATGGTGATGGCACCAGCTACGATGGCGATCTTTTTCAGATCTTCAGGGCATTCTTTACCTATGATCACACGGTATTTATCAGCTGTGGTGAATACTTCTTTCATCACACCTGCCCACTTTTTAGTAATTTGTCCCAATTCATTCCCACTTGCATCCACAATTGTGAAATTCCATGCCTTCCAGTCGCCTTTGATCTCGGCAATCACAGCACCATATTGATCAGTGATATGGAATAAAGGCTTGAAAAGTTTGAACTTGTGTTTGATGCCACCGATTTGATTACCATTCCCATCGAGGATAGTGATTTTCGACATCCAGAAAGTCCAGCCACGGTGAATGGAGGCGACTACGGTGTTGTCCATTTCCTTAATGTCGAGGGTAAAAGGGAATACGGCTTTGCTCAGGAATAAACGCAGGAGCTTGTGCCAGACAGGTACGGTTTGTTGAATATTTCCGATTTGCTGTCCCTGATCATCGTACACTTTATAGGCATTAGAGAATTTGAAAAGCCCGATTTTTTCGTCAATGAAATAATCGTGGTGATTGAAGAATTTAGGTAAGTTCGCTTGTCCCATTAAGAGAATTTTAAGAGTTAAGGTTTAACAACGGGGGCGAAGGTATATAAATATTATTATATAAAAAATCGTTTATGCCTGTTAAGCATAAACGATCCGATGATCTTAATCAGGATACTTTTCCAATAAATCCAGTAATTCTCTGGCCTTATCAGGATATTTACTGACGAGGCGCGTAGAGCTGTCTGCCACCTGCCAGCAAACAAAAAGCGTTTATACTTAACATATATTATTAAAAAAGGGGCCAGCCATTACAGCTGGCCCCATGCTCAAATATAAGGGGGAAAATGTAAAATATTAGTAGCCCGGATTTTGGTACATACCGGTTGGGTTCAGCTTGACCTCATCAGAAGGAATAGGATAATACCTGTCCTTGGTGGTAAAGTGTTGCGGAATTGCGATTCCATATCTTGCCGGATCTTTTGCCTGGAAGTAGCTTACCAGTTCGTCAGTAGTGAATGTTCTCAGCAGGTCATACCATCTGTGGTTTTCGAATGCCAGTTCAATTCTTCTTTCGTGCAGGATAGCCAGTTTCAGTGTTGGGTACTTAGCCGCATAGTTAGCATCCTTTGAGGCAGTTGCATAATCAGACATACCTGCCCTTGTTCTCACCTGGTCCAGGAAAGAGATCGCAGTCGTCTGGTCGCCCAGCAAATTATTTACCTCAGCCAGGTTCAGGATGATGTCTGCATAGCGCATCAGGATCCAGTCGTTACCCCCATAACCATTCACGCCGGCAGCATCCGAAGCATCGCGGAACTTGGTAATGAAGTAATCCTTTACATTGGAAGCATTCGCATATTTCACAGAGAAATCCATTCTTGGATCACCGGTTTCATAATCATCGATCAGATCACCTAAAACGTTGCCACCTACACCTGTTGCTTCTTTTTGTGAGTTGATGGTTTCACCGGCAGCCTGGTTATTTGCAGCTATAGAAGAGGAATAAGTAGCATCACCTTGTTTATACACAATCTGCATGATCAGCTCAGGGCAACTGGACTTTTTATCCACGCTAAACACATCTGAATAAGGGATTTCGCTCAGCTGACCGAAGTTGCGCATATTGTAACAAGCCTCGAGGTATGTTTTTGCATCCTGTAAGTGAGCTGTGCTTTGACCGTCTTCAATTGTCTGAGACATAGTCAGGTACACCTGACCCAGCAGACCATTGGCAGCTGCCTTGGATGCGCGGCCAATTTTATCGCCGGTCTGGAAGTTGGGCAGTGGACTTTCCAATACATCTTTCAGGTCAGTAATGATTTGCGCATATACAGCTGTATCAGCTGCGCGATAGGTATAAGCAGTTACCTCGTCGGAAGTAGTCAACTGCTTTGTTACCAAAGGTACAGCCCCCCACTGGCGTACCAGGTGGAAGTACATCAATGCCCGCAGGAATTTAGCTTCAGCAGCGTAACCCAGCTTCGTATCATTGCTGGAATAGCTTACACCATCAATGTTGGATAATACCACATTCGCACGGGAAACAGTTTCATATAAGGCTGCCCAGTGAGACAATAAATAAGAGTTACCGACTAATACTGAGAAATCATTAAACTGGAACGGCTCACCAGAGTTGGAATAGTCATTACGACCGGTATTGTCTGATCGCTCTTCCAGGTACAGGCCACTGTTTTCACCGATACAGTTAGAACTTCTCAGGGATTGGTAAATACCGTTTACTGCTAAAAGGACATCATTTTCTGATGCAAAATAATCAGATACACTGAGCGCATTGGGGTTAGACTGGTTCAGAAAATCCTTACTACAGGATGCCAGTACCACAGTGGCTGCTATTGCTAATAAGATACGTTTCATGTTGAATAATTTTGAAAATAAAAGGATTAGAAGCCTACCTTAACACCTAAATTATATGCACGTACCAATGGATACTTACCATAATCTACACCTGGTGTCAGGTTATTTCCATCATTATAATCTACTTCAGGATTGTAACCTTTGTATTTAGAAATAGTGAACAGGTTGTCTACACTTGCATAGACTCTTGCGCTGCTCAGGCCAAGGCGGTTTTTCAGCACTCTTGACTTAATGTCATAACCCAGTGTGGCATTTGTACAACGGAAGAAAGAACCATCCTGCAGGTAGAAAGTAGACAGACGGGTACTGTTACTCTGTGTACCACTTCTGGATGCACGGAATACATGACCGTTACCTGGATTAGCTTCGCTCACATAGTGGCCTGCTGCATCCGCATATTGGTTTCCTGAACCTTCCATGTTGTACAGGTAATAATCCTGACCATCCAGTACTTTGTTGCCATAAGAACCATTGAAAGAAGAAGAGAAAGTGAAATTCTTATAACTGGCATTCAGTGCGAAACCATAAGTAAATTTAGCATATGGAGAACCGATCACCCTTTTATCATTATCATTTACAACACCATCCTTATTTACATCTTCAAAGTATAAATCGCCTGCTTTCAATGGAGAGCTGTTAGCAGAAGATTCAGCCACCTTACCCACATCACCTGGTTTGGCCACACCCAATACCTTGAAACCATAGAACATACCCACCGGCTGGCCTTCCTGTGTAATGTGTGTCTTGTAAGAACGCTCAGCACCGGCCTTGATAATAGTGCTACCGCCACCTAAATCCAAAACCTTATTTTTATTGATAGAGATATTACCCGCTACACCCAGGTGAAAATCTTTACCATCAATAACCCTGGCATCTACCTGCAGGTCTATGCCACTATTACGGATCTTTGAATCACGCAGGTTAGTGAGGATGGAAGTAGAACCTGAGATAGCAGAGATAGTTTGTTGGAACAACAGGTTGTAGGAATAAGAAAGGTAATAGTTAGCAATGAAATTCAAACGACCTTTCAGGATGCCAATGTCAAGACCTGTATTAAACTGTGAAGTAGATTCCCAACCCAGTTTCTGGTCTTTCAGGTCTCCCGGATAATAGGCAGAGTTCACAGTACCGGAACCAAATACGGTACCGGTGGCTGTGGCCATAGTAGTCATCGTATTGTAGTTGCCAATATTATTGTTACCACTTAAACCCCAGCTGGCACGCAGTTTCAATGTAGAGAACTGACCCAGCCAGTCATGGTAGAAAGATTCGCTTGAAATATTCCAGCCTGCAGATACAGAAGGGAATACACCCCACTTGTTCTGAGGGCCAAAACGGGAAGAACCATCTGTACGTATAGATCCTGTCAGGAAATATTTTTCATTGTAATTATAACTTGCACGACCAAAATAAGACATCATCGTCCAGGTAGATTTGTAGGCATCCGTCAGTTGGAAATCCGTTCCATCAGCACCTTTTGCGGTGATTTCCTGGATACGGTCATCTTCAAAACCTTTTGCAGTCACTTTTACCAGGTCAGTGGTATTTATCTGGGCAGAATAACCTGCCAGACCAGTAATACTATGATTACCAAAACGCTTGTTATAGTTCAACGTGAACTCAGCCAGCTGGTCTACAACGTTCTGGTTTTGAGCAACACCATTTGCAGCAGCCTTTGCATTGTCAGAATAAGGTGCACTTACCCCACTACTTAAGCTGGTAGGGTAATAATAGTTATACTTCTCGGAATAACTCATCATACCTACGTTGGCCTTCACGGTCAGTGCCGGCAGGATGGTATAAATAGCATAAGCGTTGTAGTTACTACGGTTACCTTTGCGGGTAATGTTAATTTCCTTTGCCAGCGCAATCGGGTTTTCGAAGCTGTTGTAACCATAGGTTGCAGATAGTGCAGCAATTTCATTCTTCAGTGGATTACCATTAGAATCGTATGGCTGTGCACTTGGAGGCATCAACAGCGCTGTCATGATCGGGTTGTGATCCCAGCGGCCTTCACTCAATTCCCTGTTCTGGTTGTTGGTGTAAGAAATGTTTACACCCGCCTTTAATCTTGGATTGATCGTTGCATCCAGGTTCATTCTCAGGTTGATCTTTTTTACACTTGTATTCAGTACCACACCATCCTGATTCTGGTAACCGCCGCTCATATAATACCTGATATTGTCAGTACCACCAGAGAAGGAAACATTGTGACGACCAAAGAAAGCATTCCTGTAGATCAGGTCCTGCCAGTCAGTATTATATTTGGAAGGAATGACCTTTTGATTGGCGAAGTCATAATAGCGGGGATCGATCTGCACAGCGTTTGCATTCCCCACATTTGCCACACGGGTCGCATTGTTATCACTCATCATACCATCATTCCATGTCAGAGAGGTATTGTTTTCTATCAGGTTCCTATAAGTACCATTACGACCGTCTACCAACAGTTGCAGGAACTGGTTGCTGTCTAACAGCTTCACTTTCTTAGACACCTGGTTTACACCAGTAGTATAGCTATATTCGAGTTTACCTTTGCTGCCGGATTTTCCTCTTTTGGTAGTGATCATCACCACACCGCCGGAAGCGCGGGAACCATAGATGGCTGCAGAAGCCGCATCCTTGAGGATGTCGATGGTTTCGATATCTTCAGGGTTAATGAAAACGTCTGCGTCTACAGGATAACCATCTACTACGTACAATGGATCAGAGCTCGCATT
This Chitinophaga sancti DNA region includes the following protein-coding sequences:
- a CDS encoding TonB-dependent receptor, with the protein product MTRRSYLLLILLTCHVMAFATELRNQITIQVRDTRINLDVKNTPLRKVFLLIESQTGLSIGYNATHVADNQLVSYKAAGAPLASVLQDLLKGYEGAVKQVDERHIFLKIEKIKAAPVVVAQTADAATVTISGMVTDESNMPIPGVSIHEKTSKVNTTTDVNGKYSIKVNIGDVLVFNFIGYAPQEVPVTSENMLNVRLKSQHSQLQEVVAIGYQSVRKSDLTGAVSSVKSSEMNLTAPTVGQAIVGKVAGVQVSQVSGAPYKSTKIRVRGIGSFNASSDPLYVVDGYPVDADVFINPEDIETIDILKDAASAAIYGSRASGGVVMITTKRGKSGSKGKLEYSYTTGVNQVSKKVKLLDSNQFLQLLVDGRNGTYRNLIENNTSLTWNDGMMSDNNATRVANVGNANAVQIDPRYYDFANQKVIPSKYNTDWQDLIYRNAFFGRHNVSFSGGTDNIRYYMSGGYQNQDGVVLNTSVKKINLRMNLDATINPRLKAGVNISYTNNQNRELSEGRWDHNPIMTALLMPPSAQPYDSNGNPLKNEIAALSATYGYNSFENPIALAKEINITRKGNRSNYNAYAIYTILPALTVKANVGMMSYSEKYNYYYPTSLSSGVSAPYSDNAKAAANGVAQNQNVVDQLAEFTLNYNKRFGNHSITGLAGYSAQINTTDLVKVTAKGFEDDRIQEITAKGADGTDFQLTDAYKSTWTMMSYFGRASYNYNEKYFLTGSIRTDGSSRFGPQNKWGVFPSVSAGWNISSESFYHDWLGQFSTLKLRASWGLSGNNNIGNYNTMTTMATATGTVFGSGTVNSAYYPGDLKDQKLGWESTSQFNTGLDIGILKGRLNFIANYYLSYSYNLLFQQTISAISGSTSILTNLRDSKIRNSGIDLQVDARVIDGKDFHLGVAGNISINKNKVLDLGGGSTIIKAGAERSYKTHITQEGQPVGMFYGFKVLGVAKPGDVGKVAESSANSSPLKAGDLYFEDVNKDGVVNDNDKRVIGSPYAKFTYGFALNASYKNFTFSSSFNGSYGNKVLDGQDYYLYNMEGSGNQYADAAGHYVSEANPGNGHVFRASRSGTQSNSTRLSTFYLQDGSFFRCTNATLGYDIKSRVLKNRLGLSSARVYASVDNLFTISKYKGYNPEVDYNDGNNLTPGVDYGKYPLVRAYNLGVKVGF
- a CDS encoding RagB/SusD family nutrient uptake outer membrane protein — translated: MKRILLAIAATVVLASCSKDFLNQSNPNALSVSDYFASENDVLLAVNGIYQSLRSSNCIGENSGLYLEERSDNTGRNDYSNSGEPFQFNDFSVLVGNSYLLSHWAALYETVSRANVVLSNIDGVSYSSNDTKLGYAAEAKFLRALMYFHLVRQWGAVPLVTKQLTTSDEVTAYTYRAADTAVYAQIITDLKDVLESPLPNFQTGDKIGRASKAAANGLLGQVYLTMSQTIEDGQSTAHLQDAKTYLEACYNMRNFGQLSEIPYSDVFSVDKKSSCPELIMQIVYKQGDATYSSSIAANNQAAGETINSQKEATGVGGNVLGDLIDDYETGDPRMDFSVKYANASNVKDYFITKFRDASDAAGVNGYGGNDWILMRYADIILNLAEVNNLLGDQTTAISFLDQVRTRAGMSDYATASKDANYAAKYPTLKLAILHERRIELAFENHRWYDLLRTFTTDELVSYFQAKDPARYGIAIPQHFTTKDRYYPIPSDEVKLNPTGMYQNPGY
- a CDS encoding chemotaxis protein CheB, with amino-acid sequence MSNVVKFPSLCIGIGCSAGGLEPVCEFFQHFREKTGAAFVVIPHLSADYPSRFSHILQRFTEMPVHRVTDTVNLQPDNVYVLVEGKMMIVEDHILRVRKRYSREVINKSIDIFFKSMAKCYAENAVGIILSGMGTDGIDGIKAIEDRHGLVLVQDPDTTDFNILPLTAINRDDPHAVLPPPEIAKFLQRYLITDKRMI
- a CDS encoding LURP-one-related/scramblase family protein: MGQANLPKFFNHHDYFIDEKIGLFKFSNAYKVYDDQGQQIGNIQQTVPVWHKLLRLFLSKAVFPFTLDIKEMDNTVVASIHRGWTFWMSKITILDGNGNQIGGIKHKFKLFKPLFHITDQYGAVIAEIKGDWKAWNFTIVDASGNELGQITKKWAGVMKEVFTTADKYRVIIGKECPEDLKKIAIVAGAITIDMVLKESK